Proteins from a single region of Antechinus flavipes isolate AdamAnt ecotype Samford, QLD, Australia chromosome 2, AdamAnt_v2, whole genome shotgun sequence:
- the DBNDD2 gene encoding dysbindin domain-containing protein 2 has translation MEPNSRGALDRQQLRLRDRQKFFEEVFQQDSEFFFPLSHLHLESRRPPIGSISSMEVNVDTLEQAELIDFGDPDTSDVFLPCEELPPTPQPPTISGVDDRPEELNLQRPPSDRTMSRTSSSSSSTELNSPDLIGDGVDTPLAQSDEEDGGAEPAACS, from the exons ATGGAACCCAATTCCCGTGGAGCCTTGGACCGGCAGCAGCTCCGTCTTCGAGATCGACAGAAGTTCTTTGAAGAAGTTTTCCAGCAAGACTCCGAATTCTTCTTCCCTCTATCACATCTTCACCTCGAGTCCCGGAGAC cTCCCATAGGCAGCATTTCTTCTATGGAAGTGAATGTGGATACTCTGGAGCAGGCTGAATTGATTGATTTTGGGGACCCAGATACCTCAGATGTGTTCTTACCCTGTGAGGAGCTCCCACCAACTCCACAACCACCCACCATATCTG GTGTGGATGACCGTCCGGAGGAACTGAACCTACAGAGGCCCCCATCAGACAGGACCATGTCAAGgacctcctcttcctcttcttccactgAACTTAATAGCCCAGACCTGATTGGAGATGGTGTGGACACACCTTTGGCTCAGTCTGATGAGGAGGATGGTGGCGCAGAACCTGCAGCCTGCAGCTAG